The sequence TTCATTCTTTTTCTAATTAGGAGTATTTATTATCATACGAATAATAATATTCTCAATAATTACAATTATTACTAATTCATTACAATGATTTTGATTATGATATCAATATAGTATTAGTGCTCACTGTTTTATGAATAACTATAGTTGGTAACAGTAACATTGTACAACTCAAATTTATTTAACATGAAAATTATATGTTTGGTCTTGTAACTtgcatgtttttcatttttgttcatGTTATATGTCAATCCACCATATCAGTCCACTAATTTGCTaattttctctttatttttacAGAATTATGAAGGATTTCAAGCTAGTGGAAGTGGAGGAAATTTCAATCACAAGGCCGGGGCGTTTATGCCATATAAGAATCCCACCATGGAAAACAAAGGAGTCGTTCCAGTTTCATCCTCGGCTGCTGAGTTTGAGGTAGCACCAATTGATTTAAATGTGAAAAGGAAGTATCCAAAACAGCGGAAACCATACACAGAAGAGCCAATGCAGAAGAAAAAAAGACGTTGTTGGTCTCCTGAGTTGCATAAGCAGTTTGTTAATGCACTGCAACAGCTCGGAGGAGTCGAGTGTAAGGAAAATAATCCTTTatactaatttatttatttattatgataattttttatttgaaatataattagGGTTTTctaatgataaatatatttttaagtaaaagtTTGCTGGTGGTATTGAAGCTAATTTATTCATCTGCATGGTAAACAAATTTCGTTGTTAACAAAGCAAACTATTTTTTGAGAAGGGAATCTAtctatttttaataaatgaaaAGGGTTCTTGACCTTCGGAATTTTTtcagaatatttatttatggtGGTGGTTACCGATCTATATATCATGATCTGTTTCCTTTTTTCTAACTTTAAtttagaaaacaattaatagGTATATAcagtttaataatttatttgttcattttACAGCTGCAACTCCAAAGCAAGTTAGGGAAATGATGAATGTTAAAGGACTAACCAATGATGAAGTCAAAAGTCATTTGCAGGTAACCCTAAAAAGTATTATTAGAATCAAGAAATTAGAATAATGTACCAAGAAATATTGTATGTCCCCGccagttttcttttttttggaaACTACATGTCCCTAGTTTATTTTCTGATAAATTTTTTCTACATTGATCACTATATGTGTATATATCTATGAGATCAATTCGTTTCTCTGGTCATACCAGTATTGTgacaaattattatatttttttgttttcagaaGTACAGGGTTTACATCCGAAAGCTTCCATCATCAGCACGAAAAGTGAGTTACTCGTGGCCGATACGAGACAATGGGGAACGTGCATAGGTGATCTCTAGCTACCACCGCAAGAGAGgaatatttctttttaattgGAGTTTTTTCTTGTTTGAAGTATTTATGTATGACGTTTTGGTTTGAAGACTATAATAATTTACAGTAGTACTAATAGCTTTATGATATATtacatcataattattaaatttcagaCGTTGCTAGCTGTGCATGCTATTATGATTGTTACATGTTGCCCTAATTTTGTGTTTTATCTTTATGAACTTTTTTATGTATCTGCATGTGTGTGTAATATATATCGGCCTCTgtgcattttaaaaaatctgCTGCAAGAAAGAGGAACAACAGATCGCATGGTAAACACGAACCATACAAGATGATGATTCTTTCAAGGAAGGATCAACAACCAGTTTGCATCCGCCCTCCTCTTCTGAATCTTTCTCCTTTGGCTCTGGCTATATGATTGGTCCGNTTTTTAATAAATGAAAAGGGTTCTTGACCTTCGGAATTTTTtcagaatatttatttatggtGGTGGTTACCGATCTATATATCATGATCTGTTTCCTTTTTTCTAACTTTAAtttagaaaacaattaatagGTATATAcagtttaataatttatttgttcattttACAGCTGCAACTCCAAAGCAAGTTAGGGAAATGATGAATGTTAAAGGACTAACCAATGATGAAGTCAAAAGTCATTTGCAGGTAACCCTAAAAAGTATTATTAGAATCAAGAAATTAGAATAATGTACCAAGAAATATTGTATGTCCCCGccagttttcttttttttggaaACTACATGTCCCTAGTTTTATTTTCTGATAAATTTTTTCTACATTGATCACTATATGTGTATATATCTATGAGATCAATTCGTTTCTCTGGTCATACCAGTATTGTgacaaattattatatttttttgttttcagaaGTACAGGGTTTACATCCGAAAGCTTCCATCATCAGCACGAAAAGTGAGTTACTCGTGGCCGATACGAGACAATGGGGAACGTGCATAGGTGATCTCTAGCTACCACCGCAAGAGAGgaatatttctttttaattgGAGTTTTTTCTTGTTTGAAGTATTTATGTATGACGTTTTGGTTTGAAGACTATAATAATTTACAGTAGTACTAATAGCTTTATGATATATtacatcataattattaaatttcagaCGTTGCTAGCTGTGCATGCTATTATGATTGTTACATGTTGCCCTAATTTTGTGTTTTATCTTTATGAACTTTTTTATGTATCTGCATGTGTGTGTAATATATATCGGCCTCTgtgcattttaaaaaatctgCTGCAAGAAAGAGGAACAACAGATCGCATGGTAAACACGAACCATACAAGATGATGATTCTTTCAAGGAAGGATCCACAACCAGTTTGCATCCGCCCTCCTCTTCTGAATCTTTCTCCTTTGGCTCTGGCTATATGATTGGTCCGTTATTTTTTTCCcccaattttagtcatttttctatGTTACGTTGACACGTTTTACAAATACTCACAAAAAACTCATGTGTATTTccacaaataaagtttgatatgattaaaTTCTCTTTGAACCAATTAGCTAGGTTTTCTTTTGATTGGATgatttgatttcaaatcatTAACTTCAAATGAGCCCGTATAGTAAAGATTTGAAATCAATCattgtcataaaaaaaaaactaagaatAATGGCTAAAGGATTTTATATCTATAGATTTAGAAATTAAACAAACAATTTAAGATATTTGTTTGGAAGATATAACATGAAAGATTTGTTTGtaagatttgaaataatttCATGTTAAATCTTTCATATAAAGCATGTCTTTATGTGCGACATACGTGGAACTCGTTAgtaatataaaataacataatccCAACTACTTTGAATTATTTCAAGTCTTGAAACCAACACgtcatacataaaaatattttcccaatataataatataacaaacgtttttttaataaaaaaatattggaaatTTTAATAGAAAGTTTAATACATTAATGTTTCAAAATGTTCAATAGCATTATTGTTTAACAAATATTGATGATGCATAGATTCATAAAATTGGTTTGATGAGTTGTTCTTGCATTAAACAAATATTATTAGATCAATAAAGTAGAATAATGTATCACTTTGTCCCTAGTTTATTTTGTGATAACTTTTATTGATATTGGTCactatatgtgtatatattttattctaCGAGATCAATTCGCTTGCTGGTCGTAACAGAATTGCATTGACAAAATATTGAATCACTGTTTTTTTCGAAATACAGGCTTCACATTCGAAATCTTCCATCTTCGGCACGACAACTGAGTTAGTCGTGGCCGAAACGAGACAACCATCATGGTGGTGCGCCGATGCCAGTGGTTAATTGCAAtgacaaaatatcaaaatacaGTCAATATTGCATTCAAAAGCTTCCATCTTAGGCACGACAACTGAGTTACTCGTGGCCGACACGAGACAACCAACATGGTGATGCACCGATGCCAGTGGTCGCATAATTTGGGACCTCGCAAAGCCCTAATTTGCACGTGATGGTAGGATCGGCTCCAAGGGATTCGAACAATGCTGGTTCAAGCGTGGGAATTAAGAGAAGAGGGTGAGAAATTCCATTGGTGATATCACCTAGAAATTTTGCCGATGCAACGTTTGAGAATTATGTATGATATGTTGTTTCACGACTTGGAGTAATTTAAAGTAATTGggattatgttattttatattacTATCTAAAAAGTCACTCGAAAACTAACTAACAAGTCGCACGtgaaaacatattttatttaaaaaccccAATTATGGCATCCCTCAGTTATCACTTCACATCTCAGAACACACCGTAAGGTTAGATTACAACGATAGATTTCGAATTTTTTACTATCTTGACTCATTAGaaattcatgatttaatttgaaataaaataaccCAATTTAAATGAAGCTTAATAGAAATTGGTTTAAAGAGAATTGAATCAAATCCTTTATTTGTGGAAATGGATGTGTTTTTTCGtgagaatttgaaaaaaaaaaaaagaaaagaaaaaagtaagtctcttgtgagacagtctcacgaatctttatctgtgagacgggtcaaccctaccgatattcacactaaaaagtaatactcttagcataaaaagtgatactttttcatgaatgacccaaataagatatctgtctcacaagatacgacacatgagaccgtctcacacaaatttttaccaaaaaattttatttataaataaacctccgtaataattattgattaataatATACGAATAAAATATCAATTCCAATTTTATAATCTCATCATCAATATTTGTAACACTATAACGTTAACGaacattttataattatataaaatttttattaaaatttgcaatattttttattcaaaaaagttTTTTAGATTTTCATTTATTAGTATATTTACGTTGTTTTCCATTATATCTTAaagaatttttctttttcacaatataaataaatataattccTCACCACTTGCTCCTTTATATATATTCACaaatatctttcaaaataaaaatctttcaaaatCTTTACAATAATCCTTTTTGTGTGGACTGATGGCTACTTCTAAcgcatttttttgttttcaatccctctatgattaaatattttatattttaaatttcaagctAAATTcttttatacaaaaataataagttaatttttcgtattattaaatttttatttgtatttattaaatctataaataaaatcctatggctataattttgtttttcgtTGTACATAAGATTCTCGTTTATACAAAACTAATAAGTTCCATGGCGTGTCATCGtagatttcaattttaaaagatGAGAGGGTTTTAGCTCATTACTTTAtaagatttttataaaaaaaaaataatcgaaaAACACAGATTTTAATGTACTAATTCGACTTATTTCATGCTATTAATCCATTTTTGCTGAAATTACGTTAATACGACTTGATGAAATATGaagtttttttccaaaataaaaaaataaaattccgaACATTGTTGAGATCTTTAGTAGTCCGATTTTATGATACcaatcagtttttttttttaaaaaaaatcttatttatttagataaataatgtttttttatataatttactcGTAACGATAATATCTAttctaatttaaaaatacaaaattcacatatttaatagaattacattatatttatccaattaataattaaaattacaacaaaattttataaatcaactcgattttttaatgatatgattcatatagataataatcattattttaaacAGTATTATGTACGTGTCATTTACTAGTATATATAAATGAATGATGAagaattatatttaatattgaaattattgGGACTCAATAATTGTGAGTGTATGTATATTCTCAATTATCGAACACATGTCTGTATTCACAATTATTGAGTCGCAATAATTTCCAATTTAGCTGCGTGGCATAATAAATACATGGCCCACGCAATCAATAATGTAAGAAGAGATGAGATTCAAGGTTGAGGAGAATAATTGAATGTaattagttaaatttttttagtttgaaacatacataaaattatagtttgtgcctattttaagaataaataattTTCCCAAGTTATAATCAACAAAATCGATCATATTCTAATTGAATGGGCTTACATAAATTGTTTCGTTCGAAGCCAAAAATACGAGATTTAATCTAGTTAGTTCGGAAAATCGTACaccatatatataaatttaaatatccaaaaaaatctagatattatatataaatgtttGAGAGGCTAAGACGAATTTCCCAGCTAGGGAAAAGTCAAACGGATAAATTGAGATCCaatctatattttatttatttacacgctggtaagaaaaaataaaataaatttcaaaaaacacAATTATTAGTTGATTTTGAAAAACATTAACATGAAACATTATATATAAAGTATAAACATGCAAAAGTAGATATGAAGTTCATGATTTAATTGCTTCtctaaaatgacaaaaatatatttggattGATGTATTTGGATATAAGGATTTCAAATCCGTTAATTCTTTCGGGAAAATCAACttgttaaatgattttaaatctcaaattattatttttgaatcaTTACGGTGGACTTTGTAAATCCATGACAACATGTATATATTCATTTCAATTATCCCTTCAAATGCTTCTTCAAAtccaaatcttcaatccaaacacaagcttattcacattttaaaattaagattgTATTTGGAACATTAGATTTTAagttataaatttcaaataataataataaattcattagtttatttggacaaattcatttcaaaatgaatttcaaatctcaaataattattttctggTGAAATTCTAATTCATTTCAAGTAATTTCAAACCGTCTCTTCAAATACTTCATCAAATCAGAATCCTTCAATATAAACGCGACTTAAATATTCACTCTCACTTAAGAGGTTGCTCGTGACTGAGGTTTGgtaattatgtgattgttgaataacatCGGTGTCGACTATACACAATATAATATAAAGTTACAATATTACGTGGGCCAagtgttttcttgtttttactATATTGTTAACAATagatcatgaaaaatattttggagaATATAATTTATGTGCTATGCTCCaattttttgaattatatatatttgttagtgatattacatgaaaaaaatagcatataaattttttaattgtgtgtgctaattttttaaaattttaaaataaaatattttgcttcGGTTCACAAATAACTCTACACGGAACATATTTTTTGTTGCCAATATTTAAGAGTtagaatattataatatatagtCGAATCAAAGagaataaataattatcattGAATACAATTACCGACATAtaacattaattattattgaatagaATCACTTCATGACATATTACATAATAAAAAGATACAAACCATACAAATACAATCAAAGGAAGATGACAATATAGGCTTGAACATACAAATTCACCACTTAagcatataaaaatataatccaaCAAACATATTGGAGACAACTCATGATCAACAGAACTTGCGTTTCGATGGATATCGAAATCGAAACACTTATTCGAGGATGAATCCCGCGGTATTGTTCAAGAGGTGGTTCACGTCGCCCCAAGTTTTAACGATCCATTCGCCCTTATCGGATACGAGAAAAACATTGAGAGAAGTGTTTATAACCTTCCCAATTGGCTTCCCATGTGGAGAAACCTTCCTGTGAAGTGCTCTTATGGCAACATCATGAGACACCACAACCACCCTTTCACCTACAAATgcaattatttttgaattaattaaataactttgcttcttcttctttttttttggttaagTTATCCGATGTCAAGTCAGTATTTGAAcgagaaaaatattaaaattgtataAAGTACTTATTTTTACTAAGACTGCATTCTCGttaagaataattatttatataaattaatattttaagaatatggACCTTGGTGTTTATTTGCAATCCTTTGCAATGCGGATGTGCTACGGTCATAGAGTTGATTCAAACTCTCTCCACCACCCTGCACCATAATTATATACTTTGAATATATAATCTTAActtatatatcttttttttttttaatgtgtgtGTTATATATAGATAGAGAcagtgtatgtatgtatgtatgtatgtatgtgtatGTACTGGAATCTCTTGATCTCTTCGGGTAGAGACAAAAGCTTTGTGGGCCTCGGGATGAGAAATGGCTGTTTCACGAGCGATGACACCTTGGAGGACCCCAACGTGTCTTTCCCGCAACTTTGGATCTTTATTTacctttatttatatataaaaagtcAAAAAAACCGTTCCCATTAACTAATTCACAATCATTCAGAGAGAGTGTGTGACTGActgtgttatatatatatatacctggTGCACCCCACATTTTTTGGCTATTAACTGGGCAGTGTAGGAAGCTCTTTTCAAGTCAGAAGAATATACAGCAGAGATTTTCGGCTCCTTTGAAAGCCGCTCAGCCACCTTTACCAattcatacatatacatataattagCACAAGAACAAACAAAAAGATTAGTAATATTCTTATAATTACCAGAAAGGCTTGCAGTCTCCCAGTCTCATTCAAGTCCACATCCAATTGCCCCTACACGCAATATACATTTTGTGATCATGCTTTCATACTATACATTAGAACGTAtataaaacacacacacacacacagagataGATATTATGCATATGTATATCTGTGTATTTGGAACATGAATCGATTTCACGGGACAATCATGCATGAATGCAGTAACTCAAATGACGATCGATCATGAAAACCTGGAGTCTTCCATCTACATTCCATCCAGTTTCGCCATGGCGAATTACGAT comes from Primulina huaijiensis isolate GDHJ02 chromosome 5, ASM1229523v2, whole genome shotgun sequence and encodes:
- the LOC140977430 gene encoding transcription factor HHO6-like, producing the protein MAGIYKEHYEELGSVYVPKTIAQILVDVSMNDDISRKVMILEFHVQALEEEMRRSGTFMCPLPYSIHFLQDAIQIMKQEIQKWKKRETNAVLEELIPLKSGFEGCLGAKESKDINEKMERMGSVQLWNTPIQYDNNFGPKNQYSLLHQKSNYEGFQASGSGGNFNHKAGAFMPYKNPTMENKGVVPVSSSAAEFEVAPIDLNVKRKYPKQRKPYTEEPMQKKKRRCWSPELHKQFVNALQQLGGVESATPKQVREMMNVKGLTNDEVKSHLQKYRVYIRKLPSSARKVSYSWPIRDNGEPATPKQVREMMNVKGLTNDEVKSHLQKYRVYIRKLPSSARKVSYSWPIRDNGERA
- the LOC140976484 gene encoding phosphoglycerate mutase-like protein 4, whose product is MAYDSINDGSKYAEIIVIRHGETGWNVDGRLQGQLDVDLNETGRLQAFLVAERLSKEPKISAVYSSDLKRASYTAQLIAKKCGVHQVNKDPKLRERHVGVLQGVIARETAISHPEAHKAFVSTRRDQEIPGGGESLNQLYDRSTSALQRIANKHQGERVVVVSHDVAIRALHRKVSPHGKPIGKVINTSLNVFLVSDKGEWIVKTWGDVNHLLNNTAGFILE